The following coding sequences are from one Cyprinus carpio isolate SPL01 chromosome A24, ASM1834038v1, whole genome shotgun sequence window:
- the LOC109051390 gene encoding uncharacterized protein LOC109051390: MDSRQPSLPPRRSTLIHQGPPKRIRLHTERKVLNENGKVRKWTYGKKDTSKQNKIVLLVGETGAGKTTLINTMVNYLLKVNFDEEIWYEITEEEAGDQSESQTSEITMYEVFPVESALTLTIIDTPGYGDTRGLEKDLDVAANLATLFQSIDGVREVDAVCFVIEASKNRLSDRQHYIIGSILSLFGKDIMNNIVFLITHSDGMAPKNVLSAINKVKIPCRRDRSNQPVYFLFNNRQADARPTQERHIRAQSDAWEASMDSMEHFLQSMNEMNRRSLEMTSDVLIERIQLEAAICNLQLRIQEKEQKKAEKLQIQEAIKQNKEKIENCKNFAIKVKNTIKEKVPIESASWKNRKATTCTVCEENCHEFDCWWVSDPSNCEVMKKGYCTVCTGKCHHSKHVKENKKYIIKSSFMMMEFDDINKEYEQAKEKSKRFSIIMDSLDKDLQELEDQKQILLFNAYKTIKHLSQIALKPDSAFTLKHLNFFIPRVKEAGKENWVRELEEMRRTAEAEEANKDALSYLKAGLTKLFLGGQS; encoded by the exons ATGGATTCCAG acagccaagtCTTCCACCACGCAGATCAACTCTGATACATCAAGGACCTCCAAAACGAATCCGTCTACATACAGAACGAAAAGTGCTTAATGAAAATGGGAAAGTCAGAAAATGGACGTATGGGAAAAAGGACACCAGTAAGCaaaacaaaattgttctgttgGTGGGAGAGACTGGAGCTGGCAAGACTACTCTCATCAACACCATGGTAAACTACTTACTAAAGGTGAATTTTGATGAAGAAATATGGTATGAAATCACAGAAGAAGAAGCTGGAGATCAATCAGaatcacaaacctctgaaatcacCATGTATGAGGTCTTTCCTGTAGAGAGTGCCCTAACTCTTACCATCATTGATACTCCAGGCTACGGAGACACTAGAGGACTTGAAAAAGATCTGGATGTTGCTGCGAATTTAGCCACTCTGTTTCAGAGCATTGATGGAGTTCGTGAAGTTGATGCCGTGTGTTTTGTGATTGAAGCATCTAAGAATCGTCTCTCAGACAGGCAGCATTACATTATCGGTTCAATTCTGTCTTTGTTTGGAAAAGACATTATGAAcaacattgtgtttttaatcaCACACTCTGATGGTATGGCACCCAAAAACGTCCTCAGTGCTATCAATAAAGTTAAAATCCCTTGTAGACGAGATCGCAGTAACCAAcctgtttatttcttattcaacAATCGGCAGGCTGACGCCCGTCCTACTCAAGAGCGGCACATTCGTGCTCAAAGCGATGCCTGGGAAGCCAGCATGGACAGCATGGAGCATTTCCTTCAGTCTATGAATGAAATGAATAGAAGAAGTTTAGAAATGACTTCAGATGTCCTCATAGAGCGCATTCAATTAGAAGCGGCCATCTGCAACTTACAGCTGCGAATTCAGGAGAAGGAGCAGAAAAAAGCCGAAAAACTTCAGATTCAGGaggcaataaaacaaaacaaggagAAGATTGAAAACTGTAAAAACTTTGCTATTAAAGTCAAAAACACTATCAAAGAGAAGGTGCCCATTGAAAGTGCTTCATGGAAGAACAGGAAGGCGACGACCTGCACCGTCTGTGAGGAAAACTGTCATGAGTTTGACTGCTGGTGGGTTTCTGATCCCAGCAATTGTGAAGTCATGAAGAAAGGCTACTGCACAGTTTGCACTGGGAAGTGTCATCACAGCAAACatgtaaaagaaaacaagaaatacatAATCAAATCCTCATTTATGATGATGGAATTTGATGACATTAATAAGGAATATGAACAAGCTAAAGAAAAATCCAAGAGGTTTTCGATTATAATGGATTCGCTTGACAAAGATCTGCAGGAGCTTGAGGATCAAAAGCAAATTCTTCTGTTCAATGCTTACAAGACCATCAAGCATCTATCACAGATCGCATTAAAACCAGACTCGGCTTTCACTCTTAAGCATCTCAACTTCTTCATCCCCAGAGTGAAGGAGGCTGGGAAAGAAAACTGGGTCAGAGAGCTGGAGGAAATGAGGAGAACCGCTGAAGCTGAGGAAGCAAATAAAGATGCTCTGAGTTACCTTAAAGCTGGTCTGACAAAACTTTTCCTCGGTGGGCAAAGTTGA